From a region of the Lactuca sativa cultivar Salinas chromosome 4, Lsat_Salinas_v11, whole genome shotgun sequence genome:
- the LOC111896016 gene encoding uncharacterized protein LOC111896016 isoform X1 yields MFNRLKMDDTMKKFQGKLIEIETEAEELLLARHQLVENDRLRNGNREALTALRKRARTTKTSVPSPFELLMKEVDQSKPLVKEMCATCGNHDSNDKTWMMFPGTDIFARVPFHAAHTILEKDQTKLDFDVKKLQSYVKEKSLFISEQGVLADKIGPGVLKSLVTLQDKPR; encoded by the exons ATGTTTAACAGATTAAAAATGGATGATACAATGAAGAAATTTCAAGGAAAGCTGATTGAGATCGAGACCGAAGCAGAGGAACTTTTACTTGCAAGGCACCAG TTAGTCGAGAATGACAGATTGAGAAATGGGAACAGGGAAGCATTGACTGCACTAAGGAAAAGAGCCCGAACAACAAAAACAAGTGTCCCTTCACCGTTTGAGCTGCTGATGAAGGAAGTTGACCAGTCAAAGCCTCTGGTTAAAGAGATGTGTGCAACTTGTGGGAATCATGACTCTAATGACAAAACATGGATGATGTTCCCAGGAACTGATATATTTGCTCGGGTCCCATTTCATGCAGCTCATACTATCTTGGAGAAAG ATCAAACAAAGCTAGATTTTGATGTTAAAAAACTACAAAGTTATGTAAAGGAGAAGTCGCTCTTCATATCAGAACAAGGTGTTCTTGCTGACAAGATTGGACCAGGGGTATTAAAGTCATTAGTCACATTACAAGATAAACCAAG GTGA
- the LOC111896016 gene encoding uncharacterized protein LOC111896016 isoform X2 produces MDDTMKKFQGKLIEIETEAEELLLARHQLVENDRLRNGNREALTALRKRARTTKTSVPSPFELLMKEVDQSKPLVKEMCATCGNHDSNDKTWMMFPGTDIFARVPFHAAHTILEKDQTKLDFDVKKLQSYVKEKSLFISEQGVLADKIGPGVLKSLVTLQDKPR; encoded by the exons ATGGATGATACAATGAAGAAATTTCAAGGAAAGCTGATTGAGATCGAGACCGAAGCAGAGGAACTTTTACTTGCAAGGCACCAG TTAGTCGAGAATGACAGATTGAGAAATGGGAACAGGGAAGCATTGACTGCACTAAGGAAAAGAGCCCGAACAACAAAAACAAGTGTCCCTTCACCGTTTGAGCTGCTGATGAAGGAAGTTGACCAGTCAAAGCCTCTGGTTAAAGAGATGTGTGCAACTTGTGGGAATCATGACTCTAATGACAAAACATGGATGATGTTCCCAGGAACTGATATATTTGCTCGGGTCCCATTTCATGCAGCTCATACTATCTTGGAGAAAG ATCAAACAAAGCTAGATTTTGATGTTAAAAAACTACAAAGTTATGTAAAGGAGAAGTCGCTCTTCATATCAGAACAAGGTGTTCTTGCTGACAAGATTGGACCAGGGGTATTAAAGTCATTAGTCACATTACAAGATAAACCAAG GTGA
- the LOC111896027 gene encoding malate dehydrogenase, cytoplasmic isoform X1, producing the protein MENLEIVQKVGVVLVCVYLSWRIIRYIWSFLDVEKDPLIVLVTGAAGQIAYALFPMIAKGAMLGPDQPVILHMLDIEPAGDILKGVKLELMDGAFPLLKGVITTTDVIEACKGVDIAIMLGGFPRRKGMSNKDLISKNIGIYKAQASALEQHADTNCKVLVVANPANTNALILKEYAPSIPEENITSLTRLDHNRALNQLSENLNVHVGDVKNVIMWGNHSSNQYPDANHAMVNIGVGHKSVKELVADDNWLNTEFITNVQRRGEVIIKSRRLSSALSAASATCDHMRDWILGTPKGTWVSMGVYSDGSYGIQPGLIYSFPVTCEKGEWSIVQGLKIDRFAREKMDALEKELIEEKNFAYSCLH; encoded by the exons ATGGAGAATTTGGAGATTGTTCAGAAAGTTGGAGTTGTTTTGGTTTGTGTGTATTTGTCATGGAGGATCATTAGATACATATGGAGCTTTTTGGATGTTGAAAAAGATCCTCTTATTGTGCTTGTTACTGGAGCTGCAG GCCAAATAGCCTATGCCCTATTTCCAATGATCGCAAAAGGGGCAATGTTGGGTCCAGATCAACCAGTAATTCTACACATGCTTGATATTGAGCCTGCTGGTGACATCTTGAAAGGGGTAAAATTGGAACTAATGGATGGAGCATTCCCTCTTCTCAAAG GTGTTATTACCACGACCGATGTTATTGAAGCTTGTAAAGGTGTCGATATTGCAATCATGCTTGGTGGATTCCCTCGTAGAAAAGGAATGAGTAATAAAGATTTAATATCCAAGAATATTGGCATTTACAAAGCTCAAGCTTCAGCCTTGGAACAACATGCAGATACAAATTGCAAG GTTCTTGTGGTTGCTAATCCTGCAAATACGAACGCACTTATCTTGAAAGAATACGCGCCTTCAATCCCCGAAGAGAATATCACATCCCTCACAAGACTTGATCATAATCGCGCGTTAAACCAATTATCTGAGAATCTAAATGTACATGTTGGTGATGTAAAAAATGTTATTATGTGGGGAAATCACTCCTCAAATCAATATCCGGACGCTAATCATGCTATGGTCAACATTGGTGTTGGACATAAATCCGTGAAAGAACTTGTTGCCGATGATAATTG GTTGAACACGGAGTTCATAACAAATGTGCAACGAAGAGGTGAAGTTATAATAAAATCTAGAAGGTTGTCTAGTGCGTTATCTGCCGCAAGTGCTACGTGTGATCATATGCGCGATTGGATTCTTGGTACTCCTAAG GGAACATGGGTGTCGATGGGAGTTTATTCTGACGGGTCGTATGGTATCCAACCGGGGCTAATTTACTCGTTCCCTGTCACTTGTGAGAAAGGCGAATGGTCAATTGTTCAAG GGCtaaagattgataggtttgcaaGGGAGAAGATGGATGCTTTAGAAAAAGAGCTCATTGAGGAAAAAAACTTTGCCTACTCATGCCTCCATTGA
- the LOC111896027 gene encoding malate dehydrogenase, cytoplasmic isoform X2, protein MIAKGAMLGPDQPVILHMLDIEPAGDILKGVKLELMDGAFPLLKGVITTTDVIEACKGVDIAIMLGGFPRRKGMSNKDLISKNIGIYKAQASALEQHADTNCKVLVVANPANTNALILKEYAPSIPEENITSLTRLDHNRALNQLSENLNVHVGDVKNVIMWGNHSSNQYPDANHAMVNIGVGHKSVKELVADDNWLNTEFITNVQRRGEVIIKSRRLSSALSAASATCDHMRDWILGTPKGTWVSMGVYSDGSYGIQPGLIYSFPVTCEKGEWSIVQGLKIDRFAREKMDALEKELIEEKNFAYSCLH, encoded by the exons ATGATCGCAAAAGGGGCAATGTTGGGTCCAGATCAACCAGTAATTCTACACATGCTTGATATTGAGCCTGCTGGTGACATCTTGAAAGGGGTAAAATTGGAACTAATGGATGGAGCATTCCCTCTTCTCAAAG GTGTTATTACCACGACCGATGTTATTGAAGCTTGTAAAGGTGTCGATATTGCAATCATGCTTGGTGGATTCCCTCGTAGAAAAGGAATGAGTAATAAAGATTTAATATCCAAGAATATTGGCATTTACAAAGCTCAAGCTTCAGCCTTGGAACAACATGCAGATACAAATTGCAAG GTTCTTGTGGTTGCTAATCCTGCAAATACGAACGCACTTATCTTGAAAGAATACGCGCCTTCAATCCCCGAAGAGAATATCACATCCCTCACAAGACTTGATCATAATCGCGCGTTAAACCAATTATCTGAGAATCTAAATGTACATGTTGGTGATGTAAAAAATGTTATTATGTGGGGAAATCACTCCTCAAATCAATATCCGGACGCTAATCATGCTATGGTCAACATTGGTGTTGGACATAAATCCGTGAAAGAACTTGTTGCCGATGATAATTG GTTGAACACGGAGTTCATAACAAATGTGCAACGAAGAGGTGAAGTTATAATAAAATCTAGAAGGTTGTCTAGTGCGTTATCTGCCGCAAGTGCTACGTGTGATCATATGCGCGATTGGATTCTTGGTACTCCTAAG GGAACATGGGTGTCGATGGGAGTTTATTCTGACGGGTCGTATGGTATCCAACCGGGGCTAATTTACTCGTTCCCTGTCACTTGTGAGAAAGGCGAATGGTCAATTGTTCAAG GGCtaaagattgataggtttgcaaGGGAGAAGATGGATGCTTTAGAAAAAGAGCTCATTGAGGAAAAAAACTTTGCCTACTCATGCCTCCATTGA